In a genomic window of Ipomoea triloba cultivar NCNSP0323 chromosome 3, ASM357664v1:
- the LOC116012518 gene encoding uncharacterized protein LOC116012518 produces the protein MEMTQESPVQIENAAPKQPALPPVQKENAAPMQPALPSVQKENAAPMQPELPPVQKENAGQKEETLPPVTKPSLCSKTTFPDRLKVPKAFKYPERYTSPTDQMMSPVSKRLFGNGRIRKPATADATAATAPLPPSGNPPKPVKIQPQASRNLISIDT, from the exons ATGGAGATGACGCAAGAATCGCCGGTTCAGATAGAAAACGCCGCCCCTAAACAGCCGGCACTCCCGCCGGTTCAGAAAGAAAACGCCGCCCCGATGCAGCCGGCACTCCCGTCGGTTCAGAAAGAAAACGCCGCCCCGATGCAGCCGGAACTGCCGCCGGTTCAGAAAGAAAACGCCGGCCAGAAGGAGGAGACACTGCCGCCGGTTACCAAGCCGAGCTTATGCAGCAAAACCACCTTTCCCGATCGTCTCAAGGTTCCCAAGGCATTCAAATACCCTGAAAG GTACACAAGTCCAACTGATCAAATGATGTCCCCTGTTTCCAAGCGACTCTTCGGCAACGGAAGAATCAGAAAGCCAGCCACCGCCGACGCCACTGCCGCCACCGCGCCGTTACCTCCTTCCGGCAATCCTCCGAAGCCCGTCAAGATTCAACCCCAAGCTTCTCGAAACTTGATATCGATAGACACTTAG
- the LOC116012517 gene encoding uncharacterized protein LOC116012517, whose amino-acid sequence MGEEQHPKNEHRDEEKQPESGDNDNNNNDGMLDRTVSIFSIATSPTPSPKSPFGHTPRWSMMSGSPGSARLAGQLSFPDHPLPSPDASPLQSPSRRSGDLPPGYDPKRIPSSIFSRKSGAGENWSGASNESLFSIHVDNGSFTNVGELSERKSLSAALSPLAAAADCDAKDVKMSDVSQVKGLVETPKPPSSGNATPSSQALSPSPTNSNAPQIATFQSPRMSTGSVNSCQSFAFPVLVKDVSRNPGAQPQPEPQSQPETQPPQPEREATPPETPKETSKAAEPSCFTYFCCCWPRCC is encoded by the exons ATGGGGGAAGAGCAACATCCAAAGAATGAGCATAGAGATGAGGAGAAACAACCTGAATCTGGGGACAacgacaacaacaataatgatgGTATGCTGGATCGTACGGTGTCGATTTTCTCTATAGCGACGTCACCGACACCGTCACCAAAGTCGCCGTTCGGCCACACACCGCGGTGGAGCATGATGAGCGGATCTCCCGGGTCGGCCCGATTAGCCGGTCAGCTTTCGTTCCCCGACCACCCCTTGCCCTCGCCGGACGCCTCGCCGCTGCAATCGCCGTCGCGCCGAAGCGGAGACCTCCCGCCGGGCTACGATCCGAAGCGAATTCCCTCCTCGATCTTCTCCAGAAAATCCGGGGCGGGCGAGAATTGGAGCGGCGCCTCTAATGAATCGTTGTTTAGTATCCATGTCGACAATGGGAGCTTTACGAATGTGGGGGAGCTTAGTGAGAGAAAGAGCCTCTCCGCCGCCCTTTCTCCTCTTGCGGCAGCAGCGGATTGCGATGCGAAGGATGTGAAAATGTCGGATGTGTCTCAGGTGAAAGGGCTGGTTGAAACTCCAAAGCCACCAAGTTCGGGAAACGCCACTCCCAGTTCTCAGGCCCTTTCTCCGTCTCCCACAAACTCCAACGCTCCTCAGATTGCTACTTTCCAGTCCCCCCGCATGTCTACTGGCAGTGTAAACAGTTGCCAGTCCTTTGCTTTCCCTGT ATTGGTGAAGGATGTTAGTAGGAATCCAGGGGCTCAACCCCAACCGGAACCACAATCTCAACCTGAAACACAGCCGCCGCAGCCGGAGAGGGAGGCTACACCGCCGGAAACTCCAAAAGAAACGTCTAAAGCAGCAGAGCCGAGTTGCTTTACATACTTCTGTTGTTGTTGGCCACGCTGCTGTTGA